The Cryomorphaceae bacterium 1068 genome window below encodes:
- the secY gene encoding preprotein translocase subunit SecY: MKNFIQTLKNIWSIEELRQRILTTLALLLVFRIGSYIVLPGIDAARLAAANEGGGGLADLLNLFTGGAFNRASIFSLGIMPYISASIIMQLMGIAVPTIQKMQKEGESGRKKINQYTRFLTIVITCFQAPGYIAASVPAEARLYDTPFWWATAIVILTTGTLFVMWLGERITDRGVGNGISLLIMIGIIAGLPSAFFQEIVAATGPEGNGLVVLLIEIVALLVVIGATVALVQAVRRVPIQFAKQQLGGREYSQGARQYIPLKVNSAGVMPIIFAQAIMFVPLYIAQYSDSQSGFIVELANFAGFWYNLIFFIMVVAFTYFYTAITVNPNQMADDLKRNGGFVPGVKPGKSTSDFLDNVLSRITLPGAIFLGLIAILPVFALQAGVKQAFSIFFGGTSLLIMVGVILDTLQQIESYLLMRHYDGLMKTGKLAGRASTFGMAG, encoded by the coding sequence ATGAAGAATTTTATTCAGACACTTAAGAATATTTGGAGTATAGAAGAACTGCGTCAACGTATCTTAACAACGCTCGCATTACTTCTAGTTTTCCGTATCGGTTCCTACATCGTACTTCCTGGCATCGATGCAGCTCGTTTAGCTGCAGCCAATGAAGGTGGTGGAGGTCTTGCCGACTTGCTTAACTTATTTACAGGAGGTGCTTTTAATAGAGCATCTATCTTCAGTCTTGGAATCATGCCTTACATTTCTGCTTCGATTATCATGCAGTTGATGGGAATCGCAGTTCCAACGATCCAAAAGATGCAAAAGGAAGGAGAGAGCGGCCGGAAGAAAATAAACCAATACACGCGCTTCCTGACAATCGTAATCACTTGCTTTCAAGCTCCCGGTTACATCGCAGCATCAGTTCCAGCTGAAGCTAGATTGTATGACACTCCATTCTGGTGGGCAACTGCCATCGTAATCTTAACTACTGGTACACTTTTCGTGATGTGGTTGGGTGAAAGAATTACAGACAGAGGAGTGGGTAATGGGATATCACTTTTGATTATGATCGGAATTATTGCAGGTCTTCCGAGTGCGTTTTTCCAAGAAATTGTAGCCGCCACTGGTCCCGAAGGAAATGGTTTGGTTGTATTGCTTATCGAAATTGTAGCGCTACTCGTTGTAATCGGAGCCACTGTTGCACTCGTTCAAGCGGTTCGCAGAGTGCCCATACAATTTGCCAAACAGCAATTGGGTGGACGTGAATACAGTCAAGGTGCTCGTCAATATATTCCATTAAAAGTGAACAGTGCAGGGGTAATGCCGATCATCTTTGCTCAGGCGATAATGTTCGTTCCACTGTACATCGCCCAATATTCTGATTCACAATCTGGTTTTATCGTAGAATTGGCTAACTTTGCCGGCTTTTGGTACAACTTGATCTTTTTCATAATGGTAGTAGCGTTCACTTATTTCTACACAGCTATCACTGTTAATCCGAATCAAATGGCGGATGACTTGAAGAGAAACGGAGGGTTTGTGCCGGGAGTAAAACCGGGAAAGTCTACATCGGACTTTTTGGATAACGTTCTTTCCAGAATTACTTTACCGGGAGCTATTTTCCTGGGATTGATTGCCATCCTTCCTGTATTTGCATTGCAAGCAGGAGTGAAGCAAGCGTTCTCTATATTCTTTGGAGGTACTTCTCTTTTGATTATGGTAGGGGTGATACTGGATACATTACAGCAAATTGAGAGTTATTTACTAATGCGTCATTACGATGGATTGATGAAAACCGGGAAACTTGCCGGTAGAGCATCGACCTTCGGAATGGCAGGATAA
- the rplF gene encoding 50S ribosomal protein L6: MSRIGKAPISVPDGVTVEVKDSVVTVKGKKGELTQKLNPSIVCKVEGGVISLERANEEKQTKALHGLYRSLVNNMVEGVSQGYTIKQELVGVGYRAKVQGQRLEVALGFSHPIVFELPSEVKVAADQAKGQNPIITLESHDKQLIGQVAAKIRSLRKPEPYKGKGVRFVGEHIRRKAGKSAGK, translated from the coding sequence ATGTCTCGAATAGGAAAAGCTCCAATATCCGTTCCCGATGGCGTAACCGTAGAGGTTAAAGACAGCGTGGTTACGGTAAAAGGAAAAAAAGGTGAATTAACGCAAAAGTTAAACCCTTCAATAGTATGTAAGGTTGAGGGCGGCGTTATCTCTTTGGAAAGAGCTAACGAAGAGAAGCAAACCAAAGCACTTCACGGATTGTACCGATCACTTGTTAATAATATGGTCGAAGGCGTTAGCCAAGGTTACACTATAAAACAAGAATTGGTTGGGGTTGGTTACCGTGCTAAGGTACAAGGCCAGCGATTGGAAGTTGCTCTTGGATTTTCTCACCCAATCGTGTTTGAACTCCCATCTGAAGTTAAGGTAGCAGCTGACCAAGCGAAAGGACAGAATCCTATCATTACACTTGAGTCTCACGACAAACAGTTGATCGGACAAGTTGCTGCGAAGATTCGCTCATTAAGGAAACCGGAGCCATACAAAGGAAAAGGTGTGCGGTTTGTTGGTGAACACATTAGAAGAAAAGCAGGTAAATCTGCTGGTAAATAA
- the carA gene encoding glutamine-hydrolyzing carbamoyl-phosphate synthase small subunit: MKTLPEHPAVLLLQDGTVFHGLAAGKIGTTTGEIAFNTGMTGYQEIFTDPSYYGQIIVMATAHIGNYGTTAEEVESDGIKIAGLVTKRFSANFSRVGADMSLQDYFERDGKVGIRDVDTRALIRHIRNKGAMNAIISSEETDISKLEKLLSEVPTMEGLELSSKVSCKEAFELGSSEGVHKVAVLDLGTKKNILRCLIDEGCNLRVFPMETTLSEMEAWAPDAYMISNGPGDPAAMKDSIDLVGSIIDLGKPVFGICLGHQVIALSQGVKTEKMFNGHRGINHPVKNLITGKSEITSQNHGFVVNRESIESMNDIDVTHVHLNDNTIAGLALKSKPVFSVQYHPEASPGPHDSRYLFKDFVGRIKESKKTLTT, from the coding sequence ATGAAGACACTACCAGAACATCCAGCCGTCCTTCTTCTCCAAGACGGTACGGTTTTCCACGGTTTGGCCGCAGGAAAAATTGGCACTACTACAGGAGAAATTGCCTTTAATACAGGTATGACAGGTTATCAAGAGATCTTTACAGATCCTTCCTACTATGGTCAGATTATTGTGATGGCTACAGCTCATATAGGTAACTATGGCACCACTGCGGAAGAGGTAGAGTCAGACGGCATTAAAATAGCAGGACTGGTAACCAAGCGTTTCTCAGCCAATTTCAGTAGAGTTGGAGCAGATATGTCACTTCAAGATTACTTTGAGCGTGATGGAAAAGTAGGAATCAGAGACGTTGATACAAGAGCACTCATAAGACATATCCGCAATAAAGGAGCAATGAATGCCATCATATCCTCTGAGGAGACGGATATAAGTAAACTGGAAAAACTTCTTTCAGAGGTTCCTACTATGGAGGGCTTAGAGTTGAGCTCCAAAGTTTCTTGCAAAGAGGCTTTTGAACTTGGAAGTTCTGAAGGAGTTCACAAGGTTGCCGTGTTGGATTTAGGTACCAAGAAGAATATTCTTAGATGTTTGATAGATGAGGGGTGCAACCTCAGGGTTTTCCCTATGGAAACTACTCTTTCTGAAATGGAAGCTTGGGCTCCTGATGCATACATGATTTCTAATGGCCCGGGTGATCCGGCTGCTATGAAAGACTCCATAGATTTGGTGGGATCAATCATTGACTTAGGTAAACCTGTTTTTGGTATTTGCCTCGGACATCAAGTAATCGCTTTGAGTCAAGGAGTAAAGACTGAGAAGATGTTTAATGGCCATCGTGGAATAAACCATCCCGTTAAAAACCTAATTACAGGAAAATCAGAAATTACTTCTCAGAATCACGGCTTTGTGGTAAATCGGGAGTCAATTGAATCAATGAATGATATCGATGTGACTCATGTACACTTGAATGACAATACAATAGCCGGTCTCGCCTTGAAATCCAAACCTGTTTTCAGTGTACAATACCACCCTGAAGCTTCACCAGGACCTCATGATTCGCGTTATCTCTTCAAAGATTTCGTAGGAAGAATTAAAGAATCTAAGAAAACCCTTACCACATAA
- the rpsH gene encoding 30S ribosomal protein S8, whose amino-acid sequence MYSDPIADYLTRIRNAMTAKKRVVVIPASNMKKEITKILMEKGYILNYKILDDSPQGSIKIALKYHPVSKVPAIKKLQRASRPGLRQYAGSDELPRVLNGLGVSIVSTSKGIMTDKEARVQKVGGEVVCYVY is encoded by the coding sequence ATGTACTCAGATCCAATTGCAGACTACCTAACGCGTATTAGAAACGCAATGACCGCTAAGAAGCGAGTTGTAGTCATTCCTGCATCAAATATGAAAAAGGAGATTACCAAAATCCTAATGGAAAAAGGTTATATCCTTAATTATAAAATTTTAGATGATTCTCCTCAAGGTTCAATCAAGATTGCTTTGAAATATCATCCGGTAAGTAAGGTACCAGCTATCAAAAAGCTTCAGCGCGCTTCGCGTCCTGGTCTTAGACAATACGCAGGTTCTGATGAATTGCCTCGTGTTTTGAATGGATTGGGAGTTTCCATCGTGTCAACCTCAAAAGGGATTATGACCGACAAGGAAGCGAGAGTCCAAAAAGTAGGTGGCGAAGTAGTTTGCTACGTTTACTAA
- the rplQ gene encoding 50S ribosomal protein L17, whose product MRHGKRNNALGRKTAHRKSMLENMACSLIEHKRITTTVAKAKELRKFVEPIITRSKADSTHNRREAFKNLQSKNAVTELFREVAPKVAQREGGYTRIIKLGTRLGDSAEMAMIELVDFNELMLKESKTKTRRSRRGGKKKDTEASTASTSEETAKVEEPKAEAAPAAEVKEESAPAQEAKEEPKAEKADEPKKDENEEEDKKD is encoded by the coding sequence ATGAGACACGGCAAAAGAAATAACGCACTAGGCCGCAAGACCGCCCATAGAAAGTCAATGTTGGAAAATATGGCTTGCTCTTTAATAGAGCACAAGCGTATTACTACAACTGTAGCTAAGGCCAAAGAATTGCGAAAGTTTGTTGAGCCAATCATCACACGCTCTAAAGCGGATTCTACTCACAATCGTCGCGAAGCATTCAAGAATCTTCAAAGCAAGAATGCGGTTACTGAACTTTTTCGGGAAGTAGCGCCTAAAGTAGCTCAGCGAGAAGGTGGTTACACCCGAATCATTAAATTAGGTACCCGATTGGGAGATTCAGCTGAAATGGCAATGATTGAGCTAGTAGACTTTAACGAGTTGATGCTAAAAGAGTCTAAGACGAAGACGCGTAGAAGCCGTCGTGGAGGTAAGAAGAAGGATACTGAAGCTTCCACTGCTTCTACTTCGGAAGAGACTGCTAAAGTTGAAGAACCAAAAGCTGAAGCCGCACCTGCTGCTGAAGTGAAGGAAGAATCTGCTCCCGCTCAGGAAGCAAAAGAAGAGCCTAAAGCTGAGAAAGCTGATGAGCCAAAGAAAGATGAGAACGAAGAAGAAGATAAGAAAGACTGA
- the infA gene encoding translation initiation factor IF-1, translating into MAKQSSIEQDGTIVEALSNAMFKVELENGHVIVAHISGKMRMHYIKILPGDKVKVEMSPYDLSKGRITFRYK; encoded by the coding sequence ATGGCGAAACAATCATCTATCGAGCAAGACGGAACAATAGTAGAAGCTTTGTCTAATGCTATGTTCAAAGTCGAACTTGAGAATGGCCATGTAATAGTGGCACACATTTCCGGTAAGATGAGAATGCATTACATCAAAATCTTGCCCGGCGATAAGGTGAAAGTTGAAATGTCTCCATATGATTTAAGTAAAGGTAGAATTACCTTCAGATACAAATAA
- the rplO gene encoding 50S ribosomal protein L15 has product MNLSNLRPAKGSNRNKKRLGRGEGTGYGDTAGRGHKGAKSRSGYSRKRGFEGGQMPLQRRVPKFGFTNPNRVEYKGINLDVIEMLFAEKKIETFTPETFVDNGLCAKKDLVKILGRGELNAKVTVTAHAFSASAKEAIEGKGGEAKTL; this is encoded by the coding sequence ATGAACTTAAGTAATCTTAGACCGGCAAAAGGGTCAAACCGAAATAAGAAGCGCCTTGGAAGAGGTGAAGGAACAGGTTATGGCGATACTGCTGGCCGAGGACACAAGGGTGCCAAATCCAGAAGTGGATATAGCCGAAAGCGTGGATTCGAAGGTGGTCAAATGCCGTTACAACGTCGTGTGCCTAAATTCGGTTTTACCAATCCCAACAGAGTAGAGTACAAGGGGATAAATTTGGACGTAATAGAAATGCTATTTGCTGAAAAGAAAATAGAGACTTTTACTCCTGAGACTTTTGTAGACAATGGTCTTTGCGCAAAGAAAGACCTTGTTAAAATTTTGGGGCGAGGAGAACTGAACGCCAAAGTAACTGTAACGGCCCATGCTTTTTCAGCTTCTGCTAAAGAAGCTATCGAAGGAAAAGGTGGAGAGGCCAAAACACTTTAA
- the rpsE gene encoding 30S ribosomal protein S5 — MAKASIKRVKSSDLELKDKLVAINRVTKVTKGGRTFSFSAIVVVGNENGVVGHGLGKAKEVTTAIAKGIDDAKKNLIKVPIVNDTVPHSQYGKYAGARVLLKPASNGTGVIAGGAMRAVLESVGIKDVLAKSQGSSNPHNVVKATLDALTNMRDARAVANQRGISMARVFNG, encoded by the coding sequence ATGGCAAAAGCAAGTATAAAACGCGTTAAATCGAGTGATCTCGAACTAAAAGACAAGCTCGTAGCGATCAATCGTGTTACTAAAGTGACGAAAGGTGGACGAACATTTAGTTTTTCAGCGATCGTTGTAGTTGGAAACGAAAACGGTGTAGTTGGTCATGGTCTTGGTAAAGCCAAGGAAGTAACAACTGCCATCGCAAAAGGCATAGATGATGCTAAAAAGAATCTTATTAAAGTTCCAATCGTGAACGATACGGTTCCTCACAGCCAATACGGGAAGTATGCTGGAGCCCGTGTTCTTTTGAAGCCTGCTTCAAACGGAACGGGAGTAATTGCTGGAGGTGCAATGCGTGCTGTATTGGAGAGTGTTGGGATCAAGGATGTATTAGCCAAGTCTCAAGGATCTTCAAATCCACACAACGTGGTTAAAGCTACTTTGGATGCATTGACTAATATGCGAGATGCAAGAGCGGTAGCGAACCAACGTGGTATTTCAATGGCACGTGTATTTAACGGCTAA
- a CDS encoding DNA-directed RNA polymerase subunit alpha: MAILDFQKPDKVIMIESDNNDGKFEFRPLEPGYGITIGNALRRILLSSLEGFAITAIKIEGVEHEFSTITGVVEDVTEIVLNLKQVRFKRQIDGTDSEKVTVSIGGSDAFTAGDIGKFTTGFQVLNPDLVICTKEKSVKLDMEISIGKGRGYRPSEENKVSNAPIGTIFIDSIFTPIRKVNYTIENYRVEQKTDYEKLIMDVITDGSITPKDALQEAAKILIHHFMLFSDEKITLDSEQKSETEEFDETSLHMRQLLKTKLVDMDLSVRALNCLKAADIESLGDLVSFNKNDLLKFRNFGKKSLTELEDLIESKGLSFGMNVSKYKLDKE, encoded by the coding sequence ATGGCCATTTTAGATTTTCAGAAACCCGATAAGGTCATCATGATCGAATCAGATAACAACGATGGAAAATTCGAATTCCGTCCGTTGGAACCTGGTTATGGGATTACAATAGGTAATGCACTTCGTCGTATTTTACTTTCATCTTTAGAAGGATTTGCAATCACTGCAATCAAAATCGAAGGGGTTGAACATGAATTTTCGACCATCACGGGAGTTGTTGAAGATGTTACTGAAATCGTACTAAACCTTAAGCAAGTGCGCTTCAAGCGCCAGATAGATGGAACAGATTCTGAGAAAGTCACTGTTTCTATAGGTGGTAGCGATGCATTTACTGCAGGTGATATCGGAAAGTTCACGACTGGATTTCAAGTATTGAACCCTGATTTAGTGATCTGCACTAAAGAAAAGTCTGTAAAGCTCGATATGGAAATCAGTATCGGAAAAGGTAGAGGATACCGTCCGTCTGAGGAAAATAAGGTGAGCAATGCACCTATCGGGACGATTTTCATTGACTCTATTTTTACTCCTATTCGCAAAGTGAACTACACAATAGAGAACTATCGTGTGGAGCAGAAAACGGATTATGAGAAATTGATCATGGATGTAATCACCGATGGTTCGATAACTCCAAAGGATGCTCTTCAAGAAGCTGCGAAAATTTTGATTCATCACTTCATGTTGTTCTCTGATGAGAAGATTACATTGGATAGTGAGCAAAAATCAGAGACTGAAGAGTTTGATGAAACTTCACTTCACATGCGTCAACTCCTAAAAACGAAGTTGGTAGACATGGATCTTTCTGTCAGAGCATTGAACTGTTTGAAGGCTGCTGATATAGAAAGTCTTGGTGATTTGGTTTCATTTAACAAAAATGATTTGTTGAAATTCAGAAACTTCGGTAAGAAGTCTTTGACGGAGCTGGAAGATTTAATTGAGTCTAAAGGTCTTTCTTTCGGAATGAATGTTTCGAAGTACAAATTAGATAAAGAGTAA
- the rplR gene encoding 50S ribosomal protein L18, whose protein sequence is MAKTKLLRRKRIKRSIRKNVTGTTERPRLSVYRSNTQIYAQIIDDSQGKTLVAADSLKNEAAQKVPKKDQAAIVGKDVAEKASAAGITEVVFDRNGYLYHGRVKSLADAAREAGLKF, encoded by the coding sequence ATGGCAAAGACAAAGCTATTACGTCGAAAAAGAATCAAGCGAAGCATTCGTAAGAATGTTACGGGTACTACAGAACGTCCAAGACTCTCAGTGTACAGAAGCAACACTCAAATCTATGCTCAAATCATAGATGATTCTCAGGGAAAAACCTTGGTTGCTGCGGATTCTTTAAAAAATGAGGCGGCTCAGAAGGTTCCAAAAAAGGACCAGGCTGCAATTGTTGGAAAAGATGTGGCTGAGAAGGCTTCTGCTGCAGGAATCACTGAAGTGGTTTTTGACAGAAACGGATACCTCTATCACGGAAGAGTTAAATCATTGGCAGATGCAGCCCGCGAGGCCGGTCTAAAATTTTAA
- the rpsM gene encoding 30S ribosomal protein S13: MARIAGVDLPKNKRGVISLTYIYGIGPTKAAEILSRSGVDQSTKVDDWTDEQTATIRQLISDEYIVEGSLRSEIQTNIKRLMDIGCYRGIRHRTGLPLRGQRTKNNSRTRKGKRKTVANKKKATK, translated from the coding sequence ATGGCTAGGATAGCTGGTGTAGATTTACCAAAGAACAAAAGAGGTGTAATATCCCTCACTTACATTTACGGAATAGGCCCAACCAAGGCTGCCGAAATATTGTCGCGCTCAGGTGTTGATCAAAGCACTAAGGTTGATGACTGGACTGATGAGCAAACGGCTACGATCCGACAGCTGATCAGTGATGAATATATCGTTGAAGGTTCGCTTCGATCTGAAATCCAAACGAACATCAAGCGATTGATGGACATTGGATGTTACAGAGGTATTCGACACAGGACGGGGCTTCCATTGAGAGGTCAGAGAACCAAGAACAACTCTCGTACGAGAAAAGGAAAGAGAAAGACAGTAGCCAATAAGAAAAAGGCTACCAAATAA
- the rpsD gene encoding 30S ribosomal protein S4, with translation MARYTGPKSKIARRFKEPIFGPDKALERKNYPPGFHGPNKRRSKQSEYAVQLLEKQKAKYTYGILERQFANLFDKAQRKVGITGELLLQFCEARLDNVVYRMGVSPTRSGARQLVSHRHITVNGNVVNIPSYSLRPGDKVGVRERSKSLEVVSNSLAASGRQKYDWIDFDKNALEGTYVQHPTREQIPENIKEQLIVELYSK, from the coding sequence ATGGCACGATATACAGGCCCCAAGTCAAAAATTGCTCGTCGTTTTAAAGAACCGATTTTCGGTCCTGATAAAGCTTTAGAGCGTAAGAACTACCCTCCTGGTTTCCACGGACCGAACAAGCGTCGTTCGAAGCAATCGGAGTATGCAGTTCAGCTACTCGAGAAGCAAAAAGCGAAATATACTTATGGTATTCTTGAGCGTCAATTTGCCAACCTCTTTGACAAAGCTCAAAGAAAAGTTGGTATTACTGGTGAGCTTTTGCTACAGTTCTGTGAAGCTAGATTAGACAATGTAGTCTACAGAATGGGAGTTTCTCCAACCAGAAGCGGAGCTAGACAATTGGTGAGCCACCGTCATATTACCGTAAACGGAAACGTTGTTAATATCCCCTCATACTCTCTTCGTCCAGGTGATAAAGTAGGAGTAAGAGAACGTTCGAAGTCTCTTGAAGTGGTTAGTAATTCACTTGCTGCTTCAGGTCGTCAAAAGTACGACTGGATTGACTTTGACAAAAATGCACTTGAGGGAACTTATGTGCAACATCCGACAAGAGAGCAGATTCCAGAAAACATCAAGGAACAGCTTATCGTCGAGCTTTATTCAAAATAA
- the rpmD gene encoding 50S ribosomal protein L30 — MAKEVIVTQVKSAIRRPKNQKRTLEALGLKKLHRPVTKQVTPQIMGMIAKVGHLVTVQEK, encoded by the coding sequence ATGGCAAAGGAAGTAATAGTAACCCAAGTAAAAAGTGCGATCAGAAGACCAAAGAACCAAAAGAGAACTTTGGAAGCACTTGGATTAAAAAAATTGCATCGTCCGGTTACCAAGCAAGTTACACCTCAGATTATGGGTATGATTGCTAAAGTAGGTCACCTGGTAACTGTACAAGAGAAGTAA
- the eno gene encoding phosphopyruvate hydratase: MTYIAKLVAREILDSRGNPTVEVDVITDNGVMGRAAVPSGASTGVHEAVELRDDDKNRYLGKGVTRAVHNINNLLNEELNGAYIFEQNLIDRAMISIDGTDNKSILGANAILGVSLAVAKAAAQESNQSLFRYIGGVNANTLPVPMMNIVNGGSHADNNVDVQEFMVMPFGGATFSEALRMGVEVFHHLKSVLKEMGMSTNVGDEGGFAPNLKSNEEALQVIMKAIEKAGYVPGKDVYIALDVASSEFYDKETKTYNLASSGEKLTSSDMTAMLAEWCEKYPIVSIEDGLDEDDWTGWKEMTDKLGHKVQLVGDDLFVTNTTRLQRGINEGIANSILIKVNQIGSLTETIDAVNLAKVNSYTSVMSHRSGETEDTTIADLAVALNTGQIKTGSASRSDRIAKYNQLLRIEEELGKMAYFPGKEFKFLK, encoded by the coding sequence ATGACTTACATTGCAAAATTAGTAGCACGAGAAATCCTTGATTCAAGAGGTAACCCCACGGTAGAAGTTGATGTAATCACAGACAACGGAGTCATGGGAAGAGCGGCGGTGCCATCAGGTGCATCCACGGGAGTTCACGAAGCAGTAGAACTTCGCGATGATGACAAAAACAGGTATCTGGGTAAAGGTGTTACCAGAGCAGTTCATAACATCAACAATTTGCTGAATGAAGAGCTGAACGGAGCTTACATTTTTGAGCAGAACTTGATCGATCGCGCTATGATTAGCATCGATGGAACCGACAATAAATCTATTTTAGGTGCAAATGCCATTTTAGGAGTTTCATTGGCTGTAGCCAAAGCAGCAGCTCAAGAATCAAATCAGTCTTTATTCCGATATATCGGGGGTGTGAACGCCAATACGCTTCCCGTGCCCATGATGAACATTGTGAATGGAGGTTCTCATGCCGATAATAACGTAGATGTTCAGGAATTCATGGTTATGCCATTTGGAGGAGCTACATTTTCAGAAGCGTTGAGAATGGGGGTGGAAGTGTTCCATCATCTCAAGTCAGTTTTGAAAGAAATGGGAATGTCTACCAATGTTGGAGATGAGGGTGGTTTTGCACCGAATCTTAAAAGCAATGAAGAGGCTCTTCAGGTAATTATGAAGGCAATTGAAAAAGCCGGATACGTACCGGGAAAAGATGTTTATATCGCTTTGGATGTCGCTTCGTCAGAGTTTTACGACAAGGAGACCAAAACGTATAACTTGGCTTCCTCGGGTGAAAAGTTGACTTCATCAGATATGACTGCTATGTTGGCAGAATGGTGCGAAAAGTACCCTATTGTGAGCATCGAAGATGGACTAGATGAGGATGATTGGACAGGTTGGAAAGAAATGACTGACAAACTTGGACACAAGGTTCAACTTGTCGGCGATGATCTTTTTGTGACGAATACAACTAGACTTCAACGTGGAATCAATGAAGGAATAGCAAACTCAATTTTGATCAAGGTAAATCAAATTGGTAGCTTGACTGAAACTATTGATGCGGTGAATTTAGCCAAAGTAAATAGCTATACATCGGTGATGAGCCATCGCTCAGGAGAAACGGAAGATACCACTATAGCTGATTTGGCAGTAGCACTGAACACAGGTCAAATTAAGACGGGAAGTGCATCTAGAAGTGATCGTATTGCAAAGTATAATCAACTCTTACGTATTGAGGAGGAGTTGGGTAAAATGGCTTATTTCCCAGGGAAAGAGTTCAAATTCCTGAAATAG
- the rpsK gene encoding 30S ribosomal protein S11, with amino-acid sequence MAKSNVKKKLNVKVDAVGEAHIQASFNNIIISMCNASGQVISWSSAGKQGFRGSKKNTPYAAQVAAEECAKVAFDLGLRKVKVYVKGPGSGRESAIRSIHNTGVEVTEIVDVTPLPHNGCRPPKRRRV; translated from the coding sequence ATGGCAAAGTCTAACGTAAAGAAAAAATTGAATGTAAAGGTGGATGCAGTGGGCGAGGCTCACATCCAAGCTTCATTCAACAATATTATCATATCCATGTGTAATGCTTCAGGACAGGTTATTAGCTGGTCTTCTGCAGGAAAGCAAGGATTTAGAGGATCTAAGAAAAATACTCCCTATGCAGCGCAGGTTGCAGCTGAGGAATGTGCTAAAGTGGCATTCGATCTTGGTCTTCGCAAAGTGAAAGTATATGTGAAAGGACCCGGATCAGGACGAGAATCTGCTATCAGATCTATTCACAATACGGGTGTAGAGGTAACGGAAATAGTTGATGTTACTCCACTACCACACAACGGTTGTCGCCCACCAAAGCGCAGAAGAGTATAA
- the ykgO gene encoding type B 50S ribosomal protein L36 → MKTRASVKKRSADCKIVRRKGRLYVINKKNPKFKQRQG, encoded by the coding sequence ATGAAAACAAGAGCGAGTGTTAAAAAGCGTTCAGCAGATTGCAAGATCGTACGCCGTAAAGGTCGGTTGTATGTGATCAACAAGAAGAACCCAAAGTTCAAGCAACGACAAGGATAA